Proteins from one Chroococcidiopsis sp. CCMEE 29 genomic window:
- the psbA gene encoding photosystem II q(b) protein, translated as MTTTLQRRESANQWERFCEWVTSTENRLYIGWFGVLMIPTLLSATICFIIAFIAAPPVDIDGIREPVSGSLLYGNNIITGAVVPTSNAIGLHFYPIWEAASMDEWLYNGGPYQLIVFHFLIGIFCWLGRQWELSYRLGMRPWICVAYSAPVAAATSVFLIYPLGQGSFSDGMPLGISGTFNFMFVFQAEHNILMHPFHQLGVAGVFGGALFCAMHGSLVTSSLVRETTESESQNLGYKFGQEQETYSIVAAHGYFGRLIWQYASFNNSRALHFFLAAWPVVGIWLTALGISTMAFNLNGFNFNNSVLDSQGRVVATWADVLNRANLGIEVMHERNAHNFPLDLASSEAVPVAMTTPATNG; from the coding sequence ATGACTACAACTCTACAGAGACGCGAAAGCGCTAATCAGTGGGAGCGGTTCTGTGAGTGGGTCACTAGCACCGAAAACCGGCTGTATATAGGCTGGTTCGGCGTCCTGATGATTCCTACCTTACTGAGCGCCACCATCTGTTTCATCATTGCCTTCATTGCTGCACCGCCCGTTGATATTGACGGTATTCGTGAGCCAGTTTCGGGTTCTCTCTTGTACGGCAACAACATCATTACTGGTGCCGTTGTCCCAACCTCCAACGCCATTGGTTTGCATTTCTACCCAATTTGGGAAGCCGCCTCAATGGATGAATGGCTCTACAATGGCGGTCCTTATCAGCTAATTGTCTTCCACTTCTTAATCGGGATCTTTTGCTGGTTAGGTCGACAATGGGAGCTTAGCTATCGCCTTGGCATGCGTCCTTGGATCTGCGTTGCTTACTCTGCTCCTGTAGCTGCGGCTACCTCTGTCTTTTTAATTTACCCACTTGGGCAAGGCAGCTTCTCTGACGGTATGCCCTTAGGTATTTCAGGCACCTTCAATTTCATGTTTGTGTTCCAAGCAGAACATAACATTTTGATGCATCCCTTCCACCAGTTGGGTGTGGCGGGTGTATTTGGTGGAGCTTTGTTCTGTGCCATGCACGGTTCTTTAGTAACCTCTTCTCTTGTGCGTGAGACCACTGAAAGCGAATCCCAAAACCTGGGATATAAGTTTGGTCAAGAACAAGAAACCTATAGCATTGTGGCGGCTCACGGCTACTTTGGACGGTTAATCTGGCAATATGCCAGCTTTAACAACTCTCGTGCCTTGCACTTCTTCCTAGCAGCTTGGCCCGTGGTGGGTATTTGGCTCACTGCCTTGGGCATCAGCACGATGGCATTCAACCTGAATGGGTTCAACTTTAATAATTCGGTGCTTGACTCACAAGGGCGAGTAGTTGCGACTTGGGCTGATGTACTCAATCGCGCCAACTTGGGGATAGAAGTGATGCACGAGCGCAATGCTCACAATTTTCCTCTGGATTTAGCCTCTAGTGAGGCTGTGCCTGTGGCTATGACTACCCCAGCGACCAATGGCTAA
- a CDS encoding DEAD/DEAH box helicase family protein, which translates to MGFPEAAARSLLRLRPDKPPEQEPEIKRAKKYWGLAEQSGSYRTNRDEISQSEPETLSLPTFQNFLKVELRPRQVDALNTWESANRQGILAMATGAGKTITGLACAASVKDLDFIVIGAPTNEIVQQWVDELAHRTTFRTPLIATGGAELWMEPLFRKLRLIHSGQLPRERLPVVVVGSYSELSKSRIDNLIDDAGGLPQHSLLIADEVHATGAAVFRRILRNDFQFRLGLSATPVRLYDEEGTELVLEYFGGVVYEFTLEQAIAAGILCEYEYHVYVTQLTASEYVRFQNLTTKIARLYNSDEEDAIAQAKLLSIQRANLIKSAASKLAVLNHILSDHPPRRGMIYCADITQATRVSGLSNLHLLVVAPNF; encoded by the coding sequence ATGGGGTTTCCAGAAGCGGCGGCGCGATCGCTGCTAAGACTACGCCCTGATAAACCACCTGAACAAGAACCTGAAATAAAAAGGGCTAAAAAATATTGGGGACTGGCTGAGCAAAGTGGAAGTTATCGTACTAATAGGGATGAAATTAGCCAATCAGAACCTGAAACTCTAAGCCTTCCTACATTCCAGAATTTTCTTAAAGTCGAGTTAAGACCTCGCCAAGTTGATGCACTCAACACTTGGGAATCTGCTAATCGCCAAGGCATTTTGGCTATGGCAACTGGCGCAGGTAAAACTATTACAGGATTGGCTTGTGCAGCCAGTGTCAAAGACCTTGATTTCATTGTGATTGGCGCACCAACAAATGAGATTGTGCAGCAATGGGTTGATGAACTTGCACATCGAACAACATTCCGAACCCCATTGATTGCCACAGGAGGTGCAGAACTATGGATGGAACCACTTTTCAGGAAACTACGCTTGATACACAGTGGACAATTACCGCGCGAACGACTTCCAGTTGTTGTCGTAGGCAGCTACAGCGAACTTTCAAAATCCCGCATAGATAATCTCATTGATGACGCAGGAGGTCTTCCACAGCATTCTTTATTAATTGCTGATGAAGTTCATGCAACTGGTGCTGCTGTCTTTCGACGAATATTGCGAAATGACTTCCAATTTCGCCTTGGTCTTTCTGCAACACCTGTTCGTCTTTACGATGAAGAAGGTACTGAATTAGTACTGGAGTATTTCGGCGGTGTTGTTTATGAATTCACTCTAGAACAGGCGATCGCAGCAGGTATTCTCTGCGAGTATGAGTACCACGTATATGTCACCCAACTGACAGCAAGTGAATACGTAAGATTCCAAAATCTGACCACAAAAATTGCTCGTTTGTACAACAGTGACGAAGAAGATGCGATCGCACAAGCGAAGCTTTTATCTATCCAGCGTGCCAATCTTATCAAATCTGCCGCCTCAAAGCTTGCAGTTCTCAATCACATTCTTTCCGATCATCCTCCACGCAGAGGAATGATCTACTGTGCTGACATAACACAGGCTACAAGAGTAAGCGGTCTGAGCAACCTTCACTTGCTCGTGGTAGCGCCGAATTTCTGA
- a CDS encoding DNA phosphorothioation-associated protein 4 produces MAETGRIRVAKDKADLVKALTSADGATGPFQTYADVIVFAAALGAKHKKRVPLGEISKREPSPIPQEQFIVRGYDMVINLLSSAETKDIKVLFFNEESNADKRNHIFEEYANGGIELLQVELRGAVDYTERILLIISAERVNQEQIEDFDLSRFLS; encoded by the coding sequence ATGGCAGAAACTGGCAGAATTAGAGTTGCTAAAGATAAAGCAGATTTGGTGAAGGCTTTAACATCAGCAGATGGTGCAACAGGTCCTTTCCAAACTTATGCCGATGTAATTGTATTTGCTGCTGCTTTGGGAGCAAAACATAAAAAGCGAGTGCCTTTAGGGGAAATATCTAAAAGAGAACCGTCACCGATTCCCCAAGAACAATTTATTGTCAGGGGGTATGACATGGTAATAAATTTACTGTCAAGTGCTGAAACAAAGGATATAAAAGTTTTATTTTTTAATGAGGAAAGTAACGCTGATAAACGCAACCATATTTTTGAAGAATATGCTAATGGAGGAATTGAATTGTTACAAGTAGAATTACGTGGAGCAGTAGATTATACAGAAAGGATTTTATTAATTATTAGCGCTGAAAGAGTGAATCAAGAGCAAATAGAAGACTTTGATTTAAGCAGATTCCTGTCTTAG
- a CDS encoding type 1 glutamine amidotransferase domain-containing protein: MQNKKILIVVSSHDSLGNTGRKTGFYLSEVTHPYEVFTRAGYDIDFVSPKGGKAPMDGVTLEDSLNQAFLDEPNKVRQVENTLKPTQVDPKQYNAIFYAGGHGTMWDFPNNEQLAQIAAAIYEQGGVVGAVCHGPAGLVNVKLSNGKYLVTGKTVSSFTNEEEEAVELTQVVPFLLESKLRERGAEFTKAPNFQAHTLVSERLVTGQNPASATSVAEQMVNLLENRQVQSTSIPASATP; the protein is encoded by the coding sequence ATGCAAAACAAGAAAATCCTGATTGTTGTCTCCAGCCACGACAGCCTAGGCAACACTGGTAGAAAGACTGGCTTCTACCTTTCTGAGGTCACGCACCCTTACGAAGTATTCACCCGTGCTGGCTATGACATTGATTTTGTTAGCCCAAAGGGTGGTAAAGCCCCAATGGACGGTGTGACACTTGAAGACTCGCTGAATCAGGCATTTCTCGATGAACCGAACAAGGTGCGGCAGGTGGAGAACACGCTCAAACCTACCCAGGTTGACCCCAAGCAGTATAACGCTATTTTCTACGCTGGTGGTCACGGCACAATGTGGGACTTTCCCAACAACGAACAACTTGCCCAGATTGCTGCTGCTATCTACGAACAAGGTGGTGTCGTAGGTGCAGTGTGCCATGGTCCAGCTGGACTTGTGAATGTCAAACTATCTAACGGTAAGTACCTTGTTACAGGTAAGACTGTGTCCTCTTTTACAAACGAAGAGGAAGAGGCTGTCGAACTGACTCAAGTTGTGCCGTTTTTGCTGGAGTCGAAGCTGAGGGAACGGGGTGCGGAATTTACTAAGGCTCCTAACTTCCAAGCTCATACTTTGGTTAGTGAACGCTTGGTTACAGGTCAAAACCCAGCCTCAGCTACCAGTGTTGCCGAGCAAATGGTGAATTTGCTTGAGAACCGCCAAGTCCAATCTACTTCCATCCCCGCTTCCGCCACTCCCTAA
- the ppc gene encoding phosphoenolpyruvate carboxylase, with translation MSSLLHSSDEALTVSPSPFDLFLRQRLQVVEDLWESVIRQECGQALVNLLAKLRDMCSPEGQATNGQVSEVVKLISQLELNEAIRAARAFALYFQLINIVEQHYEQREQLDRSLQHKKLGQKKINPESIQPSQVEQKGQLISAGPGAELLEKTWQATHTERQTQGTLHALFPHLRQMNVPPQQIQRLIDQLDVRLVFTAHPTEIVRSTIRDKQRRMAKILQQLDQLEEGQGSFNGANQWEVAALQEQLTEEIRLWWRTDELHQFKPEVLDEVEYALHYFNEVLFERIPQLYHRFKHALSTSFPRLRPPSNNFCKFGSWVGSDRDGNPSVTPQVTWQTACYQRQMVLEKYTQSVRRLIDLLSVSLHWSDVLPDLLESLEQDQSQLSEVYEALALRYRQEPYRLKLSYVLKRLENTRDRNARLYNSNLRQQKNLESNTTAIYKSGSEFLAELRMIQSNLAETGLSCRELENLICQVEIYDFNLAHLDIRQESSRHADVLNEILQYLQILPQSYHELSEAERVSWLTKELQTRRPLIPAELPFSEKTNELIETFRVVRSLQQEFGCNICQTYIISMSRELSDLLEVLLLAKEAGLYDPATGIATIQVVPLFETVEDLLRAPSVMQKLFELPLYRALLAGGYQERNTEAEEVLPSCPRPSLTPNLQEVMLGYSDSNKDSGFLSSNWEIHKAQKALQQIAEQYAVNLRIFHGRGGSVGRGGGPAYEAILAQPGHSINGRIKITEQGEVLASKYSLPELALYNLETITTAVIQASLLRTGFDDIQSWNEIMEELAARSRQHYRALIYEQPDFIDFFHQVTPIDEISQLQISSRPARRQSGKKDLSSLRAIPWVFSWTQSRFLLPSWYGVGTALQEFVNEEPEEHLKLLRYFYLKWPFFKMAVSKAEMTLAKVDIQMAHHYVQELSRAEDKARFERLFEQIANEYYLTRNLVLTIAGHKKLLDGDPVLQRSVQLRNGTIVPLGFLQVSLLKRLRQCGTPAVSGVIDSRHSKGELLRGALLTINGIAAGMRNTG, from the coding sequence ATGAGTTCGCTCCTCCACTCGTCCGATGAGGCATTAACTGTCAGCCCCTCTCCGTTTGATCTGTTCCTGCGCCAACGCCTCCAAGTAGTGGAGGACTTGTGGGAGTCTGTTATTCGGCAAGAGTGCGGTCAAGCATTAGTCAATCTCTTGGCAAAACTGCGCGATATGTGTTCCCCAGAGGGGCAGGCAACTAACGGTCAAGTGTCGGAAGTCGTCAAGTTGATTTCACAGCTCGAACTGAACGAAGCAATTCGGGCGGCTCGTGCCTTTGCCCTCTATTTCCAACTGATTAATATTGTTGAGCAGCACTACGAACAGCGCGAACAACTGGATCGCTCTTTACAGCACAAGAAATTAGGGCAAAAAAAAATAAATCCAGAATCAATCCAGCCATCCCAAGTAGAGCAGAAGGGACAACTTATTAGCGCTGGTCCTGGGGCAGAACTGCTAGAGAAAACTTGGCAAGCCACACACACAGAGCGGCAAACGCAGGGTACATTACACGCCTTGTTTCCGCATCTGCGCCAGATGAATGTACCACCCCAGCAAATTCAGCGATTGATTGACCAGCTGGATGTGCGGTTAGTCTTCACGGCTCACCCGACAGAAATTGTGCGTTCTACTATCCGGGACAAGCAGCGACGGATGGCGAAGATCCTGCAACAACTGGATCAATTGGAGGAAGGACAAGGCAGCTTCAACGGTGCAAACCAGTGGGAAGTGGCAGCCTTGCAGGAACAATTAACTGAGGAAATTCGCCTTTGGTGGCGCACAGACGAACTGCATCAGTTTAAGCCAGAAGTGCTAGATGAGGTAGAATATGCCCTCCACTACTTTAACGAAGTCCTATTTGAGCGGATTCCGCAACTGTATCACAGGTTTAAACACGCCCTGTCTACTTCCTTCCCGCGGTTAAGGCCACCCAGCAATAACTTTTGTAAGTTTGGTTCCTGGGTAGGGTCAGACCGAGATGGCAACCCCTCTGTGACACCTCAAGTCACGTGGCAAACAGCCTGCTATCAGCGCCAAATGGTGTTGGAAAAGTATACCCAGTCTGTAAGACGGTTGATCGATCTTTTAAGTGTCTCTTTGCACTGGAGTGATGTATTGCCAGACCTGCTGGAATCTTTGGAGCAGGACCAGTCCCAACTAAGCGAAGTTTACGAAGCACTAGCACTGCGTTACCGCCAAGAGCCGTATCGGCTGAAGCTATCTTATGTGCTCAAACGGCTGGAAAATACACGCGATCGCAATGCTCGCCTCTACAACAGCAACCTGCGACAACAGAAAAACCTAGAAAGCAACACCACAGCAATCTATAAGTCAGGTTCAGAGTTTTTAGCAGAGTTGCGAATGATTCAGAGCAACCTGGCTGAAACCGGCTTAAGCTGTCGGGAACTAGAAAACCTAATCTGTCAGGTAGAAATTTATGACTTTAACCTAGCTCACCTTGACATCCGGCAAGAATCATCCCGCCATGCCGATGTGTTGAATGAAATTCTGCAATACCTGCAAATTTTGCCCCAATCCTACCACGAACTATCAGAAGCAGAACGAGTCAGTTGGCTAACTAAGGAACTACAAACCCGTCGCCCGTTAATTCCAGCGGAACTACCTTTTTCTGAGAAAACGAATGAGTTAATTGAAACCTTCCGGGTTGTGCGATCGCTCCAGCAAGAATTTGGATGCAATATCTGTCAGACTTACATCATCAGCATGAGCCGCGAACTGAGCGATCTACTGGAAGTGTTGCTGTTAGCGAAAGAAGCCGGATTATACGACCCAGCAACCGGCATTGCCACTATCCAAGTTGTCCCTCTATTTGAAACCGTGGAGGATTTGCTACGCGCTCCGAGCGTGATGCAAAAGCTGTTTGAACTACCCCTTTACCGCGCCCTCCTTGCCGGAGGCTACCAAGAGAGGAATACAGAAGCTGAAGAGGTTCTGCCCTCATGCCCCCGTCCATCCCTCACCCCTAACTTACAAGAGGTGATGCTAGGCTACTCTGACAGCAACAAAGATTCTGGTTTCTTGAGTAGCAACTGGGAAATCCACAAAGCCCAAAAAGCACTTCAGCAAATAGCCGAACAGTATGCAGTAAATCTGCGGATTTTTCACGGTCGTGGTGGATCTGTGGGTCGTGGTGGTGGTCCTGCTTATGAGGCAATTTTGGCTCAGCCTGGGCACAGCATCAACGGCAGAATCAAGATTACTGAACAGGGAGAAGTCTTAGCATCCAAGTACTCGTTGCCAGAGTTAGCTCTTTACAACCTAGAAACTATTACTACCGCTGTTATTCAAGCTAGCCTACTGCGGACTGGGTTTGATGACATCCAATCCTGGAACGAGATCATGGAAGAACTGGCAGCACGCTCAAGGCAACACTATCGTGCCTTGATCTACGAACAGCCTGATTTTATTGATTTCTTCCATCAGGTCACACCCATTGATGAAATTAGCCAGTTACAGATCAGTTCTCGTCCCGCCCGTCGTCAGAGTGGCAAGAAAGATTTAAGCAGTCTGCGAGCAATCCCCTGGGTATTCAGCTGGACGCAAAGTCGTTTTCTATTGCCTTCCTGGTATGGGGTTGGTACCGCTTTACAAGAGTTTGTCAACGAAGAGCCGGAGGAACACTTGAAGTTGCTGCGCTACTTTTATTTAAAGTGGCCCTTCTTTAAGATGGCGGTTTCCAAGGCAGAGATGACTTTGGCAAAGGTAGACATCCAGATGGCGCACCACTACGTACAGGAGCTATCGCGAGCCGAGGATAAAGCCCGTTTTGAACGTTTGTTTGAGCAGATTGCTAACGAGTACTATTTGACCCGTAATTTAGTATTAACGATCGCTGGGCATAAAAAACTGCTGGATGGAGATCCTGTACTTCAGCGGTCTGTACAGTTGCGCAACGGTACAATTGTCCCCTTAGGATTTTTGCAAGTTTCCTTGCTGAAAAGGTTGCGACAGTGCGGGACTCCCGCAGTTTCTGGCGTGATCGATTCTCGTCATAGTAAGGGTGAATTGCTCAGAGGGGCATTATTAACTATCAACGGGATTGCTGCTGGAATGAGAAATACCGGTTGA
- a CDS encoding glutaredoxin family protein, with the protein MRLILYSKPGCHLCEGLQEKLEQIQALSFELEIRDITTREEWFQAYQYEVPVLCLSNPRSIEDKKQRDHNIAVREEPLPRPSPRATVQQLEQMLRKYIRTSDAK; encoded by the coding sequence ATGCGATTAATTTTATACAGCAAGCCTGGTTGCCATTTATGCGAAGGCTTGCAAGAAAAGTTAGAACAAATTCAAGCTCTGAGCTTTGAGCTAGAAATCCGAGATATTACGACTCGTGAAGAGTGGTTCCAGGCTTATCAGTACGAAGTGCCTGTGCTTTGTTTATCAAACCCCAGAAGTATAGAGGATAAGAAGCAGAGAGATCATAATATTGCTGTGAGGGAAGAACCTTTGCCTCGTCCTTCTCCCCGGGCAACCGTGCAACAGTTGGAGCAAATGCTACGGAAATATATCAGAACTAGTGATGCAAAATAG
- a CDS encoding UDP-N-acetylmuramoyl-L-alanyl-D-glutamate--2,6-diaminopimelate ligase encodes MKLRELLAVESGLQLPNHSALDAEVKGLTTNSHACQPGDLFIGMPGTRVDGGEFWQSAIASGAVAALISPQAAQKKAGGEGNPCLITATNMIQACAQVAAAFYGYPAQQLKLVGVTGTNGKTTTTHLIEFFLTQAQRSTALMGTLYTRWAGFEQTAVHTTPFAVELQAQLAAAVKAGCELAVMEVSSHALAQGRVMNCPFEVAVFTNLTQDHLDFHRDMEDYFAAKAMLFSPDYLRGRAVINADDPYGQRLIARLKPEQLWRYSVTDATAADLWMSNLSYEPTGVSGMLHTPEGEVAFRSPLVGQYNLANLLAAVGAVLHLGIDLQLIADLLPQFPGVPGRMERVQLGSEQDISVIVDYAHTPDSLENLLQAARPFIPGKMICVFGCGGDRDRTKRPKMGQIAAQLADVVFVTSDNPRTEDPERILQDILVGIPKTVEPVVISDRATAIHTAIQQAQPGDGVLIAGKGHENYQILGTEKIHFDDREQAREALMQRTV; translated from the coding sequence ATGAAGTTGCGTGAACTATTGGCAGTCGAGAGTGGCTTGCAATTGCCTAATCATTCAGCCTTGGATGCAGAGGTGAAAGGTTTGACGACTAATTCTCATGCCTGCCAACCAGGAGATTTATTTATTGGCATGCCGGGAACGCGGGTGGATGGTGGAGAGTTTTGGCAGAGTGCGATCGCTTCCGGCGCTGTCGCTGCCCTCATTTCCCCTCAAGCTGCTCAGAAGAAAGCAGGGGGAGAAGGGAATCCTTGCCTTATTACAGCTACAAACATGATTCAAGCTTGTGCTCAGGTGGCAGCCGCCTTTTATGGCTATCCAGCACAACAGTTAAAACTAGTTGGTGTTACAGGCACGAATGGCAAAACCACAACTACCCATCTAATTGAATTTTTCCTCACCCAAGCCCAACGCTCCACAGCCTTAATGGGAACACTTTATACACGTTGGGCAGGCTTTGAGCAAACAGCTGTTCACACCACACCTTTTGCCGTGGAACTACAAGCACAACTGGCGGCAGCAGTTAAAGCTGGATGTGAGTTAGCGGTAATGGAAGTCAGCTCTCATGCATTGGCGCAGGGACGCGTAATGAACTGTCCGTTTGAGGTGGCGGTGTTTACTAATTTAACTCAGGATCATTTGGACTTTCACCGCGATATGGAAGATTACTTTGCAGCCAAAGCCATGCTGTTTAGCCCTGACTATCTGCGAGGACGAGCGGTGATTAATGCTGACGATCCTTACGGGCAAAGGTTAATTGCACGGTTAAAACCAGAGCAACTATGGCGGTATAGTGTTACCGATGCGACTGCCGCTGATTTATGGATGAGTAACCTTAGTTATGAACCAACCGGAGTCAGTGGAATGCTGCATACACCTGAGGGTGAGGTTGCCTTCCGATCGCCCTTAGTCGGTCAGTACAACTTAGCTAATCTGCTAGCAGCAGTGGGAGCCGTTTTACATTTGGGAATTGATTTACAGTTAATTGCCGATCTGCTGCCACAGTTTCCGGGGGTGCCAGGACGAATGGAACGGGTGCAGTTGGGTTCTGAGCAAGATATCAGTGTAATTGTGGATTATGCTCATACGCCGGATAGTTTGGAGAATTTACTTCAGGCGGCGCGACCTTTTATTCCAGGAAAAATGATTTGTGTATTTGGTTGTGGTGGCGATCGCGATCGTACAAAGCGCCCCAAAATGGGTCAAATTGCCGCCCAGTTAGCTGATGTCGTCTTCGTGACCTCTGATAACCCCCGCACAGAAGACCCAGAACGGATTTTGCAAGATATTCTAGTGGGCATACCAAAGACAGTTGAGCCAGTGGTGATTAGCGATCGCGCTACTGCAATTCATACCGCTATTCAACAAGCTCAACCGGGTGATGGGGTGCTGATTGCCGGTAAAGGTCACGAAAATTACCAAATTCTGGGAACCGAAAAAATCCACTTTGATGACCGAGAACAGGCACGAGAAGCCTTAATGCAAAGAACAGTGTAA
- the cysH gene encoding phosphoadenosine phosphosulfate reductase, with product MTYSTEAQSQTANFNLEELNQRFDTAHPREILAWCVKHIPNGLVQTSAFNVDDIVITDILYRDLKRSVPVVFLDTLHHFPQTLELVAKAKDLYNLNLKVYKILDIDSREAFAAKYGEALWDTDITQFHHLTKIEPLQRSLAELNTIAWITGRRRDQANTRADMPVFELDGKQRLKVNPLASWTRKESWAYVFEHDVIYNPLHDQGYPSIGDEPITTPVAEGEDERAGRWRGTGKTECGIHI from the coding sequence ATGACTTATTCAACCGAAGCTCAAAGCCAAACTGCAAATTTTAACTTGGAGGAACTAAACCAGAGATTTGATACTGCCCATCCGAGAGAAATTCTAGCCTGGTGTGTTAAGCATATTCCAAACGGATTGGTGCAAACCAGTGCCTTTAACGTCGATGACATAGTAATCACCGATATTCTCTATCGCGACCTCAAGCGGTCAGTCCCAGTAGTCTTTCTCGATACACTGCATCATTTTCCCCAAACTCTAGAGCTAGTAGCCAAAGCCAAGGATTTATACAACCTAAATTTGAAAGTTTACAAAATTCTAGACATTGATTCCCGTGAAGCCTTTGCTGCTAAATACGGTGAAGCACTTTGGGATACAGACATTACCCAATTCCACCACCTCACCAAAATTGAACCTTTACAAAGGAGTCTAGCAGAACTGAATACCATTGCCTGGATCACCGGACGTCGCCGAGACCAAGCTAACACCCGCGCTGACATGCCAGTATTTGAACTAGATGGCAAACAGCGCCTTAAAGTCAATCCCTTAGCTAGCTGGACACGCAAAGAATCCTGGGCATATGTATTTGAGCACGACGTTATCTACAATCCCTTACATGACCAAGGTTATCCCAGCATCGGTGATGAACCAATCACTACACCAGTAGCCGAAGGCGAAGATGAAAGAGCTGGTCGCTGGCGCGGTACAGGCAAAACTGAATGTGGCATCCACATCTAG
- the sbcD gene encoding exonuclease subunit SbcD, protein MIKILHLSDIHMGSGFSHGRVNPETGLNSRLEDFVNTLSRCIDRALAEPVDLVLFGGDAFPDATPPPFVQEKFASQFRRLVDAQIPTVLLVGNHDQHSQGQGGASLCIYRTLGVPGFVVGDRLQMHQIKTRNGSVQVITLPWLTRSTLLTRPETDGFSLTEVNQLLIERLRAAMEGEIRRLDPKVPTVLLGHLMIDNASYGAERFLAVGKGFTIPLSLLARPCFDYVALGHVHRHQNLNKSNDPPIIYPGSIERVDFSEEKEDKGYIIIELERGNAKWEFCPLPVRSFCTINVNISSAAEPQAALLKAIEKKNIQDAVVRLIYKLRSEQLDQIDSASIHRALSQAHSYTIQTELVSQLARPRIPELGASSSLDPVEALKTYLDNREDLKDISAHMLEAAHKLLAVEAEVWLDTSSNEEQAQRGLERQSQLSIENTEGQLRLL, encoded by the coding sequence ATGATTAAAATCCTCCACCTATCCGATATTCACATGGGAAGCGGCTTCTCCCACGGACGAGTCAATCCAGAGACAGGATTGAATTCACGGCTGGAGGATTTTGTCAATACCCTGTCAAGGTGTATTGACCGAGCGCTAGCAGAACCTGTTGATCTCGTGCTATTCGGCGGTGATGCTTTTCCCGATGCCACACCACCACCCTTCGTCCAAGAAAAATTTGCCAGCCAGTTTCGCCGCCTGGTAGATGCCCAAATTCCCACAGTGTTGCTGGTAGGCAACCATGACCAACATTCTCAAGGGCAAGGGGGCGCAAGTTTATGCATTTATCGCACCTTGGGAGTGCCAGGGTTTGTTGTAGGCGATCGCCTCCAAATGCACCAAATTAAAACTCGCAACGGTTCTGTCCAAGTCATCACTCTGCCTTGGCTTACCCGCTCCACCCTACTAACGCGCCCGGAAACTGACGGTTTTTCCCTGACTGAAGTTAACCAGCTACTGATTGAACGCCTGCGAGCCGCAATGGAAGGTGAAATCCGTCGCCTAGACCCCAAAGTGCCAACTGTCCTGCTAGGTCACTTAATGATCGACAATGCTTCTTATGGTGCAGAACGCTTCCTGGCAGTAGGAAAAGGCTTCACCATTCCTCTTTCTTTGCTGGCTCGTCCTTGCTTTGATTATGTAGCATTGGGACACGTTCACCGCCACCAAAACCTCAACAAGTCGAACGACCCTCCGATTATCTACCCAGGCAGCATTGAGCGGGTTGATTTTAGTGAAGAAAAAGAAGATAAAGGCTATATCATCATTGAACTGGAACGAGGCAACGCCAAGTGGGAATTCTGTCCGCTTCCAGTCCGCTCATTTTGCACCATCAATGTAAATATTTCTAGTGCAGCCGAGCCACAAGCAGCCTTGTTGAAAGCAATAGAAAAAAAGAACATCCAGGATGCTGTAGTACGGCTTATTTACAAACTCCGTTCTGAGCAGTTGGATCAAATTGATAGTGCCTCTATACACCGCGCCCTGAGTCAGGCTCATAGTTACACCATTCAAACAGAATTAGTGAGTCAACTAGCTCGGCCCCGCATCCCTGAACTAGGGGCAAGCAGTAGTCTTGACCCAGTCGAAGCATTGAAGACCTACTTGGACAATCGAGAAGACCTTAAAGATATATCTGCCCACATGCTGGAGGCAGCGCACAAGTTGCTGGCAGTTGAAGCGGAAGTATGGCTCGATACATCTAGTAACGAAGAGCAGGCACAGAGAGGGCTTGAGCGACAAAGCCAGTTATCCATAGAAAACACAGAAGGTCAATTGCGATTGCTTTAA